The Toxorhynchites rutilus septentrionalis strain SRP chromosome 3, ASM2978413v1, whole genome shotgun sequence genome includes a region encoding these proteins:
- the LOC129777152 gene encoding histone acetyltransferase type B catalytic subunit: protein MANRPMRKAECGCDTPIEMSSIKELQHFVSCALRCLRFRFIREDDDFEDESVVFYPVMAHQVFGSEESIFGYQDLKVDICFAAGSMDMYFNMTYSKKIEDVNSWGIKADDVEKLFASLVEDGCYYTNLEEYKKVIKPKIESFKPFGVKIDEFKVNPEPKKYRDREFEVYASDVSDKEFLKFHARMESLSFFYIDAFSRVDHDPLWLFLMIYEKYTDSNDEMRYGAVGFVSIYNFFAYPNSTRPRVSQIFIMPPFQNLGIGTRLIETTIHNYFVNKKEIADITYEEPTDVVQYIRSVVDAKRCKTLPAFSKKKLLKGFSKEMLSEAKESFKINPKHCRVIYEILRLRATNTENPEEYRSYRLEVKKRLNSNYCKHRRDLERLQKRGLDMTGAFNAIPPVEERMEQLDAEYKELEKVYYKVLKKIKKTSKPHAKK, encoded by the exons ATGGCGAACAGACCTATGAGAAAAGCTGAATGCGGTTGCGATAC ACCGATAGAGATGTCCTCGATAAAAGAACTGCAACATTTTGTGTCCTGTGCACTACGATGTCTCCGATTTAGATTCATCCGGGAAGACGATGATTTCGAGGATGAATCGGTTGTGTTCTATCCCGTAATGGCCCATCAAGTTTTCGGTTCTGAGGAGAGCATTTTCGGTTATCAGGATTTGAAGGTCGATATATGTTTCGCGGCCGGATCAATGGATATGTATTTTAACATGACGTATTCCAAAAAG ATTGAAGATGTGAATTCGTGGGGAATCAAAGCAGATGATGTTGAAAAACTATTTGCTTCACTAGTGGAAGACGGTTGCTACTATACAAACCTAGAAGAGTACAAGAAAGTTATCAAGCCCAAAATAGAGTCATTTAAACCATTTGGAGTGAAAATTGATGAATTCAAAGTAAATCCCGAACCCAAAAAATACAGAGACCGAGAATTCGAAGTGTATGCGAGCGACGTCAGTGATAAAGAGTTTCTTAAATTCCATGCTAGAATGGAGTCTTTGTCCTTCTTCTACATTGACGCGTTTAGCCGTGTGGACCATGATCCTTTGTGGTTGTTTCTAATGATATATGAGAAATATACAGACAGCAACGATGAGATGCGATACGGTGCCGTTGGTTTCGTCTCGATATATAATTTCTTCGCCTATCCAAATTCTACAAGGCCACGCGTGAGTCAGATTTTCATAATGCCCCCATTCCAGAATCTGGGAATCGGTACCAGACTTATTGAGACC ACCATACACAATTATTTTGTCAATAAGAAGGAAATAGCTGACATCACATACGAGGAACCAACTGACGTCGTACAATACATCCGTTCGGTGGTGGATGCTAAACGCTGTAAAACGCTGCCAGCGTTCTCGAAGAAAAAACTCTTAAAAGGATTCAGCAAGGAAATGCTCAGCGAGGCAAAAGAGTCGTTTAAA ATCAATCCAAAACATTGTCGTGTGATTTACGAAATTCTGCGCCTGAGAGCAACTAACACCGAAAACCCTGAAGAATACCGTAGCTATCGGCTGGAAGTGAAAAAGCGGTTGAATTCGAACTACTGTAAACATCGTCGTGATTTGGAACGTCTACAAAAGCGAGGCTTGGACATGACCGGGGCCTTCAATGCTATTCCCCCGGTAGAAGAACGAATGGAGCAATTGGATGCGGAGTACAAG GAGTTGGAGAAAGTTTACTATAAAGTGTTGAAGAAAATTAAGAAAACGTCTAAGCCACACGCGAAAAAGTAG